A region of Micromonospora sp. WMMD882 DNA encodes the following proteins:
- a CDS encoding TIGR03085 family metal-binding protein, with translation MSRYARAERHALADLMLTLGPDAPTLNEGWSTRDLAAHLVVRERRPDAAGGILLPPLRGYAERVRLRLAGQPWAELVAQVRRPPVWSPLSNPLTDELVNTMEFFIHHEDVRRASPDWQPRELSAGLQGALWKRVAPLGRLALRRFPAALLVQAPGHGEFRCGRGGEPLRVVGPPSELTIFLSGRQRAARAQLDGAAALVERLRAAPLGF, from the coding sequence CACGCGCTCGCCGACCTGATGCTGACCCTCGGCCCGGACGCCCCGACGCTCAACGAGGGGTGGTCGACCCGGGATCTCGCCGCCCACCTGGTGGTCCGCGAGCGCCGCCCGGACGCCGCGGGCGGCATCCTGCTGCCGCCGCTGCGCGGGTACGCCGAGCGGGTGCGGCTGCGGCTGGCCGGGCAGCCCTGGGCGGAGCTGGTGGCGCAGGTGCGTCGACCGCCGGTGTGGAGCCCGCTGAGCAACCCGCTGACCGACGAGCTGGTCAACACGATGGAGTTCTTCATCCACCACGAGGACGTCCGCCGGGCGTCCCCCGACTGGCAGCCCCGGGAGCTGTCGGCCGGTCTGCAGGGGGCGCTGTGGAAACGGGTCGCCCCGCTGGGCCGGCTGGCGTTGCGCCGGTTCCCGGCGGCGCTGCTGGTGCAGGCGCCCGGGCACGGCGAGTTCCGGTGCGGGCGCGGCGGCGAGCCGCTGCGGGTGGTCGGTCCGCCGAGCGAGCTGACGATCTTCCTCTCCGGGCGGCAGCGGGCGGCCCGGGCGCAGCTCGACGGGGCGGCGGCGCTGGTCGAGCGGTTACGTGCCGCTCCGCTCGGTTTCTGA